A single genomic interval of Scyliorhinus canicula chromosome 15, sScyCan1.1, whole genome shotgun sequence harbors:
- the LOC119978418 gene encoding protein PHTF1-like isoform X1: protein MASKTTDTITWYQRKIGAYDQQIWEKSIEQTEIKGLRSKPKKTGRIKSDLIDVDLVRGSTFVKAKPESPWTSLTRKGIVRVLFFPLFYQWWIQVTSLGTFTWLLILYLLEVVAVGLYLLVPALYVSELVSPMVLMLLLGTVHCQIVSTQRHTASPSNGGRCRRATQTRNLSRKVGRCTIGPGPNSGRAAANRGSDENSSEDTESQSRRLLRQQNREVTLNDCMFRLRRRPQGKPRGAAEGGEIIPGWEIPKRDSDSLLDSEIESAAPTQGGSKSYVNLSSLSCSTLRQDSDSSQHGSETEDMLWDDLLNGPRCHSSYTSESECEGVQRVTLPKKTSMEEPYQQNHLHWLSSTSSSSQRVSAIIWEGNDCKKFDMSVLEISGMIMKRASTFEQENGYRILGYLVTTVLTLLPFAFRLFQQDLEQLATYSITELLTVACGAKPDGLLIALVLINVLERFCLMWMVFFILCVAEKTYKQRFLFAKLFSHLTSARKARKSEIPHFRLKKVQNIKMWLSLRSYLKRRGPQRSVDVIVSSAFLLTLSIAFACCAQFLHGHMSFLDSLYNWELLIWGAALAVFLLRLVTLGSEVSRKYNNVSILLTEQINLYLKMETKPNKKDQLSIVNNVLKLATKLLKELDSPFRVYGLTMNPLLYNITRVVILSAVSGVISDLLGFNLRLWKIK, encoded by the exons ATGGCCTCAAAAACAACTGACACCATAACATGGTACCAAAGGAAG ATTGGAGCGTACGATCAACAGATCTGGGAAAAGTCCATCGAGCAAACGGAGATTAAG GGACTGCGAAGCAAACCAAAGAAGACAGGCCGGATAAAGTCTGACCTGATAGATGTCGACCTTGTGAGAG GATCAACTTTTGTCAAAGCGAAACCGGAAAGTCCCTGGACTTCTTTAACCCGGAAGGGGATAGTGCGAGTGTTATTCTTTCCGCTCTTTTACCAATGGTGGATCCAGGTAACCTCGCTGGGTACCTTCACATGGCTACTGATCCTCTACCTCTTGGAAG TGGTGGCGGTCGGTCTCTATTTGCTGGTGCCGGCCTTGTACGTCAGTGAACTTGTCAGCCCGATGGTTCTGATGCTGCTGCTGGGCACAGTCCATTGTCAGATAGTCTCAACCCAGCGACATACTGCTTCACCTTCAAACGGAGGCAGATGCAGGAG GGCAACGCAGACGAGAAACCTGTCGAGGAAAGTTGGTCGGTGTACCATAGGCCCTGGACCTAACTCTGGAAGA GCCGCTGCAAACCGGGGCTCGGATGAAAATTCCAGTGAGGACACGGAGAGCCAGTCGCGACGGTTGTTGCGTCAGCAAAACCGGGAAGTGACTTTGAACGACTGTATGTTCCGGCTAAGACGGAGGCCACAGGGTAAACCTCGGGGAGCAGCAGAG GGCGGAGAAATAATTCCAGGATGGGAGATTCCAAAACGAGACTCTGACAGTTTGCTGGACTCTGAGATCGAATCTGCAGCCCCAACTCAG GGTGGTTCAAAGTCCTACGTGAACTTGAGCTCTTTGAGCTGCAGCACCTTGCGGCAGGATTCGGACAGCAGCCAGCACGGTTCGGAGACCGAGGACATGCTGTGGGACGACCTCCTGAATGGTCCGCGGTGCCATTCCTCCTACACCAGCGAGAGCGAGTGTGAGGGTGTCCAGAGAGTGACTCTGCCCAAGAAAACATCCATGGAAGAGCCGTACCAACAG AACCACTTGCACTGGCTATCTAGCACCAGTTCGAGCTCGCAGCGAGTCAGCGCCATCATCTGGGAAGGAAACGACTGTAAAAAATTCGACATGTCTGTTCTGGAGATTAGCGGAATGATTATGAAGCGG GCCAGTACCTTTGAGCAGGAGAATGGTTACCGGATCCTGGGATACTTGGTGACTACAGTCCTCACTCTGCTACCCTTTGCGTTCCGCCTCTTCCAGCAGGACCTGGAACAGCTGGCCACGTACTCCATCACAGAGCTACTGACTGTTGCCTGTGGTGCGAAACCTGATGGATTGCTCATCGCCCTGGTGCTCATTAATGTTTTAGAACGGTTCTGCCTAATGTGGATGGTTTTCTTCATTCTGTGTGTGGCAGAGAAAACGTACAAACAG CGATTCCTGTTTGCCAAGCTCTTCAGCCATCTGACATCAGCTAGGAAGGCTCGCAAGTCCGAGATCCCTCATTTTAGGTTGAAGAAGGTGCAGAACATCAAGATGTGGTTGTCACTGCGCTCTTACTTGAAG AGACGGGGTCCACAGCGCTcggttgatgtcattgtttcatCGGCGTTCTTACTCACTCTGTCCATCGCTTTTGCCTGTTGTGCTCAG TTCCTTCATGGCCACATGAGCTTTTTGGATTCTTTGTATAACTGGGAACTATTGATCTGGGGAGCCGCTCTGGCTGTTTTCCTCTTGAGGTTGGTCACACTGGGTTCAGAGGTCAGCAGGAAATACAATAATGTCTCCATCTTGCTCACAGAACAG ATTAACTTGTATCTTAAGATGGAGACAAAACCCAACAAGAAGGATCAGCTGTCAATTGTTAATAATGTGCTAAAGCTTGCTACAAAGTTACTGAAG GAGCTGGACTCTCCTTTTAGAGTGTACGGACTGACTATGAATCCACTGCTGTACAACATTACACGGGTCGTCATTCTGTCTGCGGTATCTGGAGTGATCAGCGATCTGCTGGGCTTCAATCTCCGG CTGTGGAAGATTAAATGA
- the LOC119978418 gene encoding protein PHTF1-like isoform X2, translating into MASKTTDTITWYQRKIGAYDQQIWEKSIEQTEIKGLRSKPKKTGRIKSDLIDVDLVRGSTFVKAKPESPWTSLTRKGIVRVLFFPLFYQWWIQVTSLGTFTWLLILYLLEVVAVGLYLLVPALYVSELVSPMVLMLLLGTVHCQIVSTQRHTASPSNGGRCRRATQTRNLSRKVGRCTIGPGPNSGRAAANRGSDENSSEDTESQSRRLLRQQNREVTLNDCMFRLRRRPQGKPRGAAEGGEIIPGWEIPKRDSDSLLDSEIESAAPTQGGSKSYVNLSSLSCSTLRQDSDSSQHGSETEDMLWDDLLNGPRCHSSYTSESECEGVQRVTLPKKTSMEEPYQQASTFEQENGYRILGYLVTTVLTLLPFAFRLFQQDLEQLATYSITELLTVACGAKPDGLLIALVLINVLERFCLMWMVFFILCVAEKTYKQRFLFAKLFSHLTSARKARKSEIPHFRLKKVQNIKMWLSLRSYLKRRGPQRSVDVIVSSAFLLTLSIAFACCAQFLHGHMSFLDSLYNWELLIWGAALAVFLLRLVTLGSEVSRKYNNVSILLTEQINLYLKMETKPNKKDQLSIVNNVLKLATKLLKELDSPFRVYGLTMNPLLYNITRVVILSAVSGVISDLLGFNLRLWKIK; encoded by the exons ATGGCCTCAAAAACAACTGACACCATAACATGGTACCAAAGGAAG ATTGGAGCGTACGATCAACAGATCTGGGAAAAGTCCATCGAGCAAACGGAGATTAAG GGACTGCGAAGCAAACCAAAGAAGACAGGCCGGATAAAGTCTGACCTGATAGATGTCGACCTTGTGAGAG GATCAACTTTTGTCAAAGCGAAACCGGAAAGTCCCTGGACTTCTTTAACCCGGAAGGGGATAGTGCGAGTGTTATTCTTTCCGCTCTTTTACCAATGGTGGATCCAGGTAACCTCGCTGGGTACCTTCACATGGCTACTGATCCTCTACCTCTTGGAAG TGGTGGCGGTCGGTCTCTATTTGCTGGTGCCGGCCTTGTACGTCAGTGAACTTGTCAGCCCGATGGTTCTGATGCTGCTGCTGGGCACAGTCCATTGTCAGATAGTCTCAACCCAGCGACATACTGCTTCACCTTCAAACGGAGGCAGATGCAGGAG GGCAACGCAGACGAGAAACCTGTCGAGGAAAGTTGGTCGGTGTACCATAGGCCCTGGACCTAACTCTGGAAGA GCCGCTGCAAACCGGGGCTCGGATGAAAATTCCAGTGAGGACACGGAGAGCCAGTCGCGACGGTTGTTGCGTCAGCAAAACCGGGAAGTGACTTTGAACGACTGTATGTTCCGGCTAAGACGGAGGCCACAGGGTAAACCTCGGGGAGCAGCAGAG GGCGGAGAAATAATTCCAGGATGGGAGATTCCAAAACGAGACTCTGACAGTTTGCTGGACTCTGAGATCGAATCTGCAGCCCCAACTCAG GGTGGTTCAAAGTCCTACGTGAACTTGAGCTCTTTGAGCTGCAGCACCTTGCGGCAGGATTCGGACAGCAGCCAGCACGGTTCGGAGACCGAGGACATGCTGTGGGACGACCTCCTGAATGGTCCGCGGTGCCATTCCTCCTACACCAGCGAGAGCGAGTGTGAGGGTGTCCAGAGAGTGACTCTGCCCAAGAAAACATCCATGGAAGAGCCGTACCAACAG GCCAGTACCTTTGAGCAGGAGAATGGTTACCGGATCCTGGGATACTTGGTGACTACAGTCCTCACTCTGCTACCCTTTGCGTTCCGCCTCTTCCAGCAGGACCTGGAACAGCTGGCCACGTACTCCATCACAGAGCTACTGACTGTTGCCTGTGGTGCGAAACCTGATGGATTGCTCATCGCCCTGGTGCTCATTAATGTTTTAGAACGGTTCTGCCTAATGTGGATGGTTTTCTTCATTCTGTGTGTGGCAGAGAAAACGTACAAACAG CGATTCCTGTTTGCCAAGCTCTTCAGCCATCTGACATCAGCTAGGAAGGCTCGCAAGTCCGAGATCCCTCATTTTAGGTTGAAGAAGGTGCAGAACATCAAGATGTGGTTGTCACTGCGCTCTTACTTGAAG AGACGGGGTCCACAGCGCTcggttgatgtcattgtttcatCGGCGTTCTTACTCACTCTGTCCATCGCTTTTGCCTGTTGTGCTCAG TTCCTTCATGGCCACATGAGCTTTTTGGATTCTTTGTATAACTGGGAACTATTGATCTGGGGAGCCGCTCTGGCTGTTTTCCTCTTGAGGTTGGTCACACTGGGTTCAGAGGTCAGCAGGAAATACAATAATGTCTCCATCTTGCTCACAGAACAG ATTAACTTGTATCTTAAGATGGAGACAAAACCCAACAAGAAGGATCAGCTGTCAATTGTTAATAATGTGCTAAAGCTTGCTACAAAGTTACTGAAG GAGCTGGACTCTCCTTTTAGAGTGTACGGACTGACTATGAATCCACTGCTGTACAACATTACACGGGTCGTCATTCTGTCTGCGGTATCTGGAGTGATCAGCGATCTGCTGGGCTTCAATCTCCGG CTGTGGAAGATTAAATGA